One genomic segment of Labrus bergylta chromosome 17, fLabBer1.1, whole genome shotgun sequence includes these proteins:
- the mfhas1 gene encoding malignant fibrous histiocytoma-amplified sequence 1 homolog, with protein MKTLHENKEQEEEEEEGGSAMEDKENNLKTARLWRDAALRSRKLRSNLRQLTLCSKDNQIILPEDVSDIEVLNLGNNSLQELPDGLGSSLNNLRILVLRRNKFSAVPRVVFELGQLVELDISHNCLRSFSEGVGQLKALKKLCISHNKIQYLPPQIGALQLLEELDISFNDLRDLPRSFSSLGRLRTLDADHNKLNQFPPEILGLGELEELDCSGNKFEVLPADIMKLQSVKILWLSSLHMTVLPDSFCQLTHLESLMLDGNSLTLLPVAFSRLQRLKMINLSSNQFENFPQVLLSISGLEELYLSRNKLTHIPEEIGQLLKLANLWLDNNHITYLPDSIVELEKLEELVLQGNQIAILPDNFGKLSKVNIWKVKDNPLIQPPYEVCMKGIPYIAAYQKELAHSQLAVKPRLKLVLMGAKNAGKTCLRQSMVSTQQNAKGLQVNGGIEVTHWVADAERRLTFIVYDLSGKQNYDLIKPFFLSPGALYVLVVNLKTYSPKNFYAHVGYFLHLLGAKVPHAVVCLVGTHADLCGEEELEEKTLDIHRRIGLQEDRDVQTLRSLALQVDRALEQGFSVRSSSPHVLFYGVSDRNLRRRKNQLQFMLNRRLQILSPVLSVSCTPSQRNIQRLREKLMSVADHRDIFPNLHRVLPKSWQTLEELHVKPKALWLSWWDSARLGLQAGLTEDRLQSALSYLHESGKLLYFEDSPTLKEYVFHNLPRFIAILNVFFQRDESTLLDRLLSEGERGDKGRVSLAIEDEKGENLRVTHLQHHVEGFLQHGLLPSNVIRLLLRPLIETQQDLQLVMELLEKMGICYCINKPRSRPLNGATAWYKFPSYVSSEEPRAEASLGGGPLPVCHFLSVEQLHIQYSFPFLFPPDLFTRFSVQINSQVVQRSDGRHQILAYRGKVPVVVSHEPAKGKLDAETLSIASHASLPNIWTAWQAVTPLVEELNVLLQEWPGLHYSVQILCSKCLKRGSSSPHAFPGELLSQPRPDGLTEIVCPKNGSERVNVALVYPPAPTALSPCLK; from the coding sequence ATGAAAACTCTCCATGAAAacaaggagcaggaggaggaggaggaggaggggggctcCGCCATGGAGGACAAGGAGAACAATCTGAAGACGGCCAGGTTGTGGAGGGATGCCGCCCTCCGCTCCAGGAAGCTGCGGAGCAACCTGCGCCAGCTCACCCTCTGCTCCAAAGACAACCAGATCATCCTGCCGGAGGACGTGTCCGACATCGAGGTACTCAACCTGGGAAACAACTCCCTCCAGGAGCTGCCAGATGGGCTGGGATCCTCCCTGAACAACCTGCGCATCCTGGTTCTACGCAGGAACAAGTTCTCAGCTGTTCCTCGGGTGGTGTTCGAGCTGGGGCAGCTTGTGGAGCTCGACATTAGCCACAACTGTCTGCGGAGCTTCTCTGAGGGCGTGGGGCAGCTGAAGGCGCTGAAGAAGCTGTGCATCAGCCACAACAAGATCCAGTATCTGCCGCCTCAGATCGGAGCGCTGCAGCTTCTGGAGGAGCTCGACATCAGCTTCAACGACCTCCGAGATCTCCCGAGGTCTTTCTCCAGCCTCGGCAGGCTTCGGACTCTGGACGCAGATCACAACAAGCTGAACCAGTTTCCCCCTGAGATCCTGGGCCTCGgcgagctggaggagctggactGCTCCGGCAACAAGTTTGAGGTGTTACCGGCAGACATCATGAAGCTGCAGTCGGTTAAAATCCTGTGGCTCAGCAGTCTGCACATGACCGTGTTACCTGACTCTTTCTGTCAGCTGACTCACCTGGAGAGTCTGATGCTGGACGGGAACAGTCTGACTCTGCTGCCTGTTGCCTTCAGCCGCCTGCAGAGACTCAAGATGATCAACCTATCCTCCAACCAGTTTGAGAACTTCCCCCAGGTGCTTCTCAGCATCAGCGGTCTGGAGGAGCTGTACCTGAGCAGGAACAAACTGACTCACATTCCTGAGGAGATCGGTCAGCTGCTGAAGCTGGCCAACCTGTGGCTGGATAACAACCACATCACGTACCTGCCTGACTCCATCGTGGAGCTGGAGAAGCTGGAGGAGCTCGTCTTACAGGGTAATCAGATCGCCATCCTCCCCGATAACTTTGGAAAGCTGTCCAAGGTGAACATCTGGAAGGTGAAGGACAACCCTCTGATCCAGCCCCCGTACGAGGTGTGTATGAAGGGGATCCCGTACATCGCAGCCTATCAGAAGGAGCTTGCCCACTCGCAGCTCGCTGTCAAGCCGCGGCTCAAGCTGGTCCTGATGGGGGCCAAGAACGCGGGGAAAACCTGCCTGAGACAGAGCATGGTGAGCACGCAGCAGAATGCCAAAGGACTCCAGGTGAACGGAGGGATCGAGGTGACGCACTGGGTGGCGGACGCAGAGCGCCGTCTCACTTTTATAGTTTACGATTTGTCAGGGAAGCAAAACTACGACCTCATCAAACCCTTCTTCCTGTCACCCGGTGCTCTCTATGTCCTCGTTGTGAATCTAAAAACGTACTCGCCCAAAAACTTTTACGCCCACGTTGGGTACTTCCTGCACCTTCTCGGCGCCAAAGTGCCGCACGCCGTGGTGTGTTTGGTCGGCACGCACGCCGACCTGTGCggggaggaggagctggaggagaagacTCTGGACATCCACAGACGGATTGGGCTGCAGGAGGACAGGGATGTCCAGACTCTGAGGAGCCTGGCTCTGCAGGTGGACCGGGCTCTGGAGCAGGGCTTCAGCGTGCGCTCCTCAAGCCCCCACGTCCTCTTCTATGGCGTCTCTGACAGAAACCTGAGGCGCAGGAAGAACCAGCTGCAGTTCATGCTGAACCGGCGGCTACAGATCCTGTCTCCTGTGCTGAGCGTCAGCTGCACCCCCTCCCAGAGGAACATCCAGAGGCTGAGAGAGAAGCTCATGTCTGTGGCCGACCACAGGGACATCTTCCCCAACCTGCACCGCGTGCTGCCAAAGTCCTGGCAGACACTGGAGGAGCTGCACGTTAAGCCCAAAGCGCTGTGGCTGTCGTGGTGGGACTCGGCTCGTCTAGGCCTGCAGGCGGGGCTGACCGAGGACAGGCTGCAGAGCGCCCTGTCTTACTTGCACGAGAGCGGGAAGCTGCTGTACTTTGAGGACAGCCCGACCCTGAAGGAGTATGTTTTCCACAACCTTCCACGATTCATCGCAATCCTCAACGTGTTCTTCCAGCGGGACGAGTCCACGCTGCTGGACCGGCTGCTCtcggagggggagaggggggacaAGGGGAGGGTGAGTCTGGCGATAGAGGACGAGAAGGGGGAGAACCTCAGGGTGACCCACCTTCAGCATCACGTGGAGGGTTTCCTGCAGCACGGCCTCCTGCCCTCCAACGTGATCCGCCTTCTGCTGCGTCCTCTGATCGAGACGCAGCAGGACCTGCAGCTCGTCATGGAGCTGCTGGAGAAGATGGGGATCTGTTACTGCATCAACAAGCCCCGCAGCCGCCCCCTCAACGGGGCCACCGCCTGGTACAAGTTCCCCAGCTACGTAAGCAGTGAGGAGCCCCGGGCGGAGGCCTCGCTGGGGGGGGGTCCTCTACCTGtgtgtcacttcctgtctgtggaGCAGCTGCACATCCAGTACAGCTTCCCCTTCCTGTTTCCTCCCGATCTGTTCACACGCTTCAGTGTGCAGATCAACAGTCAGGTGGTGCAGCGCTCGGACGGCAGGCACCAGATCCTCGCCTACAGGGGCAAAGTCCCCGTGGTGGTCAGCCACGAGCCCGCCAAAGGGAAGCTGGACGCAGAGACTCTGTCCATCGCCAGCCACGCCTCCCTGCCCAACATCTGGACGGCGTGGCAGGCCGTGACGCCGCTGGTGGAGGAGTTGAACGTGCTGCTGCAGGAGTGGCCTGGCCTGCACTACTCCGTACAGATCCTGTGTTCAAAGTGCCTGAAGAGAGGCTCGAGCAGCCCACACGCCTTCCCAG
- the ugcg gene encoding ceramide glucosyltransferase, which translates to MSVLELALQGLAVFGFILFFVLWLMHFMSIIYVRLHLHKKRSEVKQPFMQLAGVSLLKPLKGVDPNLISNLETFFTLDYPKYEILLCVQDQDDPAVDVCKKLLGKYPNVDARLFIGGKKVGINPKINNLMPGYEGAKYGLVWICDSGIRVKPDTLTDMTNQMTEKVGLVHGLPYVADRQGFAATLEQVYFGTSHPRSYISANVTGIKCVTGMSCLMRKDVLDQAGGLVAFAQYIAEDYFMAKAIADRGWKFSMATQVAMQNSGSYSIGQFQSRMIRWTKLRINMLPGTVLEPVSECFLASLIIGWAAHYVFRWDMMVFFMCHCLAWFIFDYIQLTGVQGGPLCFSKLDFAVAWFIRESMAVQIFLSALWDPTISWRTGRYRLRCGGTAEEILDV; encoded by the exons ATGTCGGTGCTGGAGCTCGCCCTGCAGGGCCTGGCCGTGTTCGGCTTCATCCTGTTCTTCGTGCTGTGGTTGATGCACTTCATGTCCATCATCTATGT GCGTCTCCACCTCCACAAGAAAAGGTCGGAGGTCAAACAGCCGTTCATGCAGCTCGCAGGAGTTTCTCTGCTGAAGCCTCTGAAGGGCGTAGACCCAAACCTCATCTCCAACCTGGAGACGTTTTTCACTCTGGATTACCCCAAG TATGAGATCCTGCTGTGCGTTCAGGATCAAGATGATCCAGCTGTTGACGTCTGTAAAAAGTTGTTGGGCAAATATCCCAACGTAGACGCTCGATTATTCATCG GGGGCAAGAAAGTTGGAATCAACCCTAAGATCAACAACCTGATGCCGGGGTACGAAGGCGCCAAATATGGCCTGGTCTGGATCTGTGACAGCGGCATCAGAG TGAAACCAGACACCCTGACAGATATGACCAATCAGATGACGGAGAAGGTGGGATTGGTCCATGGGTTGCCATATGTTGCCGACCGCCAAGGCTTTGCTGCCACGCTCGAGCAG GTGTATTTTGGGACGTCCCACCCTCGCTCATACATTTCGGCTAATGTGACGGGGATAAAGTGTGTGACAGGGATGTCATGTCTGATGAGAAAGGATGTGTTGGATCAAGCTGGAGGGTTGGTCGCCTTCGCTCAGTACATCGCAGAGGATTATTTCATGGCTAAAGCAATCGCTGACAG AGGATGGAAGTTCTCCATGGCGACACAGGTGGCGATGCAGAATTCGGGGTCGTACTCTATTGGCCAATTTCAGTCCCGCATGATCAG gTGGACGAAGCTGAGAATAAACATGCTGCCGGGCACGGTGCTGGAGCCTGTGTCCGAGTGCTTCCTTGCCAGCCTCATCATTGGCTGGGCCGCTCATTATGTGTTCAG gtgGGACATGATGGTCTTCTTCATGTGTCACTGTTTGGCCTGGTTTATATTTGACTACATCCAGCTGACCGGAGTGCAG GGCGGACCCCTCTGTTTCTCGAAGCTGGACTTCGCCGTGGCGTGGTTCATCAGGGAATCGATGGCGGTGCAGATCTTCCTCTCCGCTCTGTGGGACCCCACCATCAGCTGGAGGACCGGACGCTACCGTCTGCGCTGCGGAGGCACCGCCGAGGAGATCCTCGACGTCtag
- the LOC109986328 gene encoding polypyrimidine tract-binding protein 3-like isoform X2 encodes MASDEASVAMVNYYTSAPPTVRNQPIFIQYSNHRELKTDNLTNQRVAMQAISAAALHPGNMASGGEGRGLIFGQSPVLRIIVENLFYPVTLEVLQQIFSKFGSVLKIITFTKNNQFQALLQFSDAVHAHHAKASLEGQNIYNGCCTLRIDFSKLSALNVKYNNDKSRDFTRTDLPTGELDPAAAFGVALPPYGAAAFPPTFHQHTGLAMAPVHGSLVSPPRVSLQVAPPGVHSVLLVSNLNPESVSPHGLFILFGVYGDVQRVKILFNKKENALVQMSDATQAQLAMSHLNGQRLHGNVIRVMLSKHPVVQLPRGGAGQEEQVLTRDFSGSALHRFKKPGSKNFNNIFPPSATLHLSNIPSSVSEDVLKDLFCSSGFTVKAFKFFQKDRKMALIQLASVEEAIEALIALHDHQLDHNQHLRVSFSKSTI; translated from the exons ATGGCGTCGGATGAAgcttctgttgccatggtgaactACTACACTTCGGCCCCACCCACCGTCAGGAACCAGCCAATCTTCATTCAGTACTCAAACCACCGCGAGCTCAAGACCGACAATCTGACCAATCAg AGGGTGGCGATGCAGGCCATCAGTGCAGCAGCATTGCATCCTGGGAATATGGCATCAGGAGGAGAGGGGCGGGGCTTAATTTTTGGTCAGAGTCCCGTCCTGAGAATCATCGTTGAGAATCTATTTTACCCGGTGACCCTGGAGGTCCTGCAGCAG ATCTTCAGTAAGTTCGGCTCTGTGTTAAAAATCATCACGTTCACCAAAAACAATCAGTTCCAGGCTCTGCTACAGTTCAGCGATGCCGTGCACGCTCATCACGCCAAGGCT TCTCTGGAGGGTCAAAACATCTATAACGGCTGCTGCACGCTGAGGATCGACTTCTCCAAACTGAGCGCGCTCAACGTGAAGTACAACAACGACAAGAGCCGAGACTTCACCCGCACCGACCTCCCCACGGGAGAGCTCGACCCCGCCGCAGCGTTCG gtgtAGCTCTGCCTCCGTACGGAGCCGCAGCGTTCCCACCCACCTTCCACCAACACACAG GTCTGGCGATGGCGCCCGTCCACGGCTCGTTGGTGTCTCCTCCTCGTGTCTCCCTGCAGGTGGCGCCTCCCGGTGTCCACTCTGTGCTGCTGGTGTCCAACCTGAACCCAGAG AGCGTGTCTCCTCATGGCCTCTTCATCCTGTTCG gtgTTTACGGGGACGTTCAGCGGGTGAAGATTCTCTTCAATAAGAAGGAGAACGCTCTCGTTCAGATGAGCGATGCCACTCAGGCTCAACTTG cgATGAGTCACCTGAACGGCCAGCGTCTCCATGGTAACGTGATCAGGGTGATGCTGTCCAAACACCCCGTGGTGCAGCTACCCCGCGGGGGGGCGGGGCAAGAAGAGCAGGTGCTGACCCGAGACTTCTCAGGCTCCGCCCTCCACCGCTTCAAAAAACCCGGATCCAAAAACTTTAACAACATCTTCCCTCCATCCGCGACACTTCACCTCTCCAACATCCC CTCGTCGGTCAGCGAGGACGTGTTGAAGGATTTATTTTGCTCCAGTGGATTCACAGTGAAAGCCTTCAAGTTTTTCCA GAAGGACAGGAAGATGGCTCTGATCCAGCTCGCATCTGTAGAGGAAGCCATTGAGGCTCTGATTGCCCTGCACGACCACCAACTTGACCACAACCAGCACCTCCGAGTCTCTTTCTCCAAGTCCACCATCTGA
- the LOC109986328 gene encoding polypyrimidine tract-binding protein 3-like isoform X1, protein MSTSNLSTVDGTDRLCVSERAQCVPSRVLHLRQLPPDVSEQEVLALALPFGRVSKLITLKAKNQAFVEMASDEASVAMVNYYTSAPPTVRNQPIFIQYSNHRELKTDNLTNQRVAMQAISAAALHPGNMASGGEGRGLIFGQSPVLRIIVENLFYPVTLEVLQQIFSKFGSVLKIITFTKNNQFQALLQFSDAVHAHHAKASLEGQNIYNGCCTLRIDFSKLSALNVKYNNDKSRDFTRTDLPTGELDPAAAFGVALPPYGAAAFPPTFHQHTGLAMAPVHGSLVSPPRVSLQVAPPGVHSVLLVSNLNPESVSPHGLFILFGVYGDVQRVKILFNKKENALVQMSDATQAQLAMSHLNGQRLHGNVIRVMLSKHPVVQLPRGGAGQEEQVLTRDFSGSALHRFKKPGSKNFNNIFPPSATLHLSNIPSSVSEDVLKDLFCSSGFTVKAFKFFQKDRKMALIQLASVEEAIEALIALHDHQLDHNQHLRVSFSKSTI, encoded by the exons ATGAGCACGTCCAACCTGTCCACAG TGGATGGCACTGATAggctgtgtgtttctgagcGCGCTCAGTGTGTCCCATCTCGGGTTCTTCACTTGCGTCAGCTTCCGCCTGACGTCTCTGAACAGGAAGTGCTAGCTCTGGCGCTTCCTTTCGGCCGAGTTAGTAAGCTGATAACGTTAAAGGCCAAAAACCAG GCATTTGTAGAAATGGCGTCGGATGAAgcttctgttgccatggtgaactACTACACTTCGGCCCCACCCACCGTCAGGAACCAGCCAATCTTCATTCAGTACTCAAACCACCGCGAGCTCAAGACCGACAATCTGACCAATCAg AGGGTGGCGATGCAGGCCATCAGTGCAGCAGCATTGCATCCTGGGAATATGGCATCAGGAGGAGAGGGGCGGGGCTTAATTTTTGGTCAGAGTCCCGTCCTGAGAATCATCGTTGAGAATCTATTTTACCCGGTGACCCTGGAGGTCCTGCAGCAG ATCTTCAGTAAGTTCGGCTCTGTGTTAAAAATCATCACGTTCACCAAAAACAATCAGTTCCAGGCTCTGCTACAGTTCAGCGATGCCGTGCACGCTCATCACGCCAAGGCT TCTCTGGAGGGTCAAAACATCTATAACGGCTGCTGCACGCTGAGGATCGACTTCTCCAAACTGAGCGCGCTCAACGTGAAGTACAACAACGACAAGAGCCGAGACTTCACCCGCACCGACCTCCCCACGGGAGAGCTCGACCCCGCCGCAGCGTTCG gtgtAGCTCTGCCTCCGTACGGAGCCGCAGCGTTCCCACCCACCTTCCACCAACACACAG GTCTGGCGATGGCGCCCGTCCACGGCTCGTTGGTGTCTCCTCCTCGTGTCTCCCTGCAGGTGGCGCCTCCCGGTGTCCACTCTGTGCTGCTGGTGTCCAACCTGAACCCAGAG AGCGTGTCTCCTCATGGCCTCTTCATCCTGTTCG gtgTTTACGGGGACGTTCAGCGGGTGAAGATTCTCTTCAATAAGAAGGAGAACGCTCTCGTTCAGATGAGCGATGCCACTCAGGCTCAACTTG cgATGAGTCACCTGAACGGCCAGCGTCTCCATGGTAACGTGATCAGGGTGATGCTGTCCAAACACCCCGTGGTGCAGCTACCCCGCGGGGGGGCGGGGCAAGAAGAGCAGGTGCTGACCCGAGACTTCTCAGGCTCCGCCCTCCACCGCTTCAAAAAACCCGGATCCAAAAACTTTAACAACATCTTCCCTCCATCCGCGACACTTCACCTCTCCAACATCCC CTCGTCGGTCAGCGAGGACGTGTTGAAGGATTTATTTTGCTCCAGTGGATTCACAGTGAAAGCCTTCAAGTTTTTCCA GAAGGACAGGAAGATGGCTCTGATCCAGCTCGCATCTGTAGAGGAAGCCATTGAGGCTCTGATTGCCCTGCACGACCACCAACTTGACCACAACCAGCACCTCCGAGTCTCTTTCTCCAAGTCCACCATCTGA